CTTTGATGGTATAAAAACCACTGACGCCCCAAACCACCAGCGCCGCCGCAACCACCAACCCTGCGATACGCCCGGTATTCCCATTACCGACTTGAGAACCCGACCCTGACGATTTACCACCCAGATCACCGAGCTTTTTGCTTAACTTACGGAAGATATCATCAAGATCAGGGGGCCCTTGATCTCGTCCGCCTTTATTATTTCCGCCAGAGTTGCCGCTATTGTTATTGCTGCTCCCCCACGGGTCGCGGTCCTGTCCGTTGTTACCGGGCTGATTCCACGCCATGTTTAGCTCCATTCATTATGATAGGTATTTTTCGGGGTCAATGTCCCAGAGTCATGAGACGTCTGTGTTACTCAAACAATATAATCCTGCAATTCCCGCTCCTGCTTACACAGACGTCGCCAGTCGATAATCGGCATTCTGACTATCAACCCAACGCTGCCATCTTCTTCAATCCACTCTTTTTCTATTGCCTGAAGCTGATAAAAACGGCTTCGCAAGCGCCCGGCTTGCACCGGCAGGCGCAAAGAATAATGTGCTATCTCTCCGCAAAGCCGTTCAGTCAGGGCTTGAAATAATAACGCAATGCCTTCGCCTGACTGGGCAGAAAGCCATACCCTGACGGGCCGATTCTCTTCATCTCTATCGATACGGGGCTCAAAATTTTCCAGCCTATCAATCTTGTTCATGATGAAAAGAAACGGAATATCATCTGCCTCGATTTCACACAGTACATCGTTCACGGCATCGATATTCTCATCGACACGGGCATCAGAGGCATCAACCACATGCAGCAGTAACGACGCTTCACGGGTTTCCTGCAATGTCGCCTTGAACGCCGCCACCAGATCGTGTGGCAAGTCGCGGATAAATCCGACCGTATCTGCCAGCACCGTATCACCGACATCATCAACCTCAATACGGCGCAGTGTCGGATCCAGCGTGGCAAACAACTGGTCAGCCGCATACACCTGCGCTGACGTCATATGATTAAACAGGGTTGATTT
This sequence is a window from Dickeya aquatica. Protein-coding genes within it:
- the hflX gene encoding ribosome rescue GTPase HflX, yielding MFDRYEAGEQAILVHIYFSQEKDTEDLLEFESLVSSAGIEAMQVITGSRKAPHPKYFVGEGKAEEIAAAVKATGAFVVLFNHALTPAQERNLERLCECRVIDRTGLILDIFAQRARTHEGKLQVELAQLRHLATRLVRGWTHLERQKGGIGLRGPGETQLETDRRLLRNRISQILSRLERVEKQREQGRRARMRADVPTVSLVGYTNAGKSTLFNHMTSAQVYAADQLFATLDPTLRRIEVDDVGDTVLADTVGFIRDLPHDLVAAFKATLQETREASLLLHVVDASDARVDENIDAVNDVLCEIEADDIPFLFIMNKIDRLENFEPRIDRDEENRPVRVWLSAQSGEGIALLFQALTERLCGEIAHYSLRLPVQAGRLRSRFYQLQAIEKEWIEEDGSVGLIVRMPIIDWRRLCKQERELQDYIV